From Kangiella sp. TOML190, one genomic window encodes:
- a CDS encoding nucleoside triphosphate pyrophosphatase, whose amino-acid sequence MSYSVILASSSKYRKELLSRILEDFTCISPNIDETPFPDEEPIEHVARLAEQKALAVAVKEPNAIVIGSDQICVLDGQILGKPGNQENTIKQLTACSGKSVYFYTSLCVTKGVDEPSNITVVTTKVTFRDLAQTQIKSYIKRENPIDCAGSFKCEGLGIALFEAIESKDPTALIGLPLIEVAKQLDKFEINIL is encoded by the coding sequence ATGAGTTACTCAGTCATCCTTGCCTCTTCCTCAAAATATCGTAAAGAACTACTAAGCCGTATCTTAGAGGATTTTACCTGCATTTCGCCCAATATTGACGAAACGCCCTTCCCTGACGAAGAACCTATTGAACATGTCGCGCGTTTAGCTGAGCAAAAAGCCTTAGCGGTAGCCGTTAAAGAGCCTAACGCCATTGTGATCGGCTCCGATCAGATCTGCGTACTTGATGGCCAAATCCTTGGCAAACCCGGCAACCAAGAAAATACCATTAAGCAGCTCACCGCTTGTTCCGGCAAAAGCGTCTATTTTTATACTTCACTTTGTGTCACCAAAGGGGTTGATGAGCCCAGTAATATTACGGTTGTTACGACCAAAGTAACCTTTAGAGATTTAGCCCAAACGCAAATTAAAAGCTATATTAAGCGGGAAAACCCCATTGATTGCGCTGGCTCTTTTAAATGTGAAGGACTGGGTATTGCCCTATTTGAAGCGATTGAATCCAAAGATCCAACCGCGCTGATTGGTTTGCCTTTGATTGAAGTCGCCAAGCAACTCGATAAATTTGAAATCAATATTTTATAG
- a CDS encoding DUF805 domain-containing protein, with amino-acid sequence MFEIPAEDIIVKPQEEKPLSPLEAIKNGCMKFSDFSGTASRYEYWWFFAFALVIAALATLVHNKAYQLVAIVALVPFVAVGTRRLNDIQQSPWWQLMWLVPFGQLVVLYLSALKPKE; translated from the coding sequence GTGTTTGAAATTCCAGCCGAAGATATTATTGTTAAACCGCAAGAAGAAAAGCCGCTTTCGCCCTTAGAAGCGATCAAGAATGGCTGTATGAAGTTCAGCGATTTTTCAGGAACCGCCAGTCGCTATGAATACTGGTGGTTTTTTGCGTTTGCCTTAGTTATCGCGGCGCTTGCAACACTTGTTCATAACAAAGCCTACCAACTAGTGGCTATCGTTGCTTTAGTTCCATTTGTTGCTGTTGGTACTAGGCGGTTAAACGATATTCAGCAAAGTCCTTGGTGGCAGCTGATGTGGTTAGTGCCCTTTGGCCAACTTGTGGTGCTGTACCTTTCTGCTCTAAAACCAAAAGAGTGA
- a CDS encoding helix-turn-helix domain-containing protein: MNLDSSKVKALRKAKQWSQDQLADACGINLRTIQRGKTLAKVRLKQLEP; the protein is encoded by the coding sequence GTGAATTTAGATTCAAGCAAAGTAAAAGCATTAAGAAAAGCTAAACAATGGTCGCAAGATCAGCTGGCAGATGCGTGCGGAATTAATTTAAGAACCATTCAAAGGGGGAAAACACTGGCAAAGGTTCGGTTGAAACAGTTAGAGCCTTAG
- a CDS encoding fructosamine kinase family protein, with protein sequence MQVFIKENTGAFSDALLKEAEALAVLDSAVKDLDACQIKIPRVLEVSEQQLVLQKIESRAASSEQMRLLGQSLARLHQVSYQDYGLDTDNYIGLNPQRNIMTNNWGEFFFEQRLIVQVSFIKDLNVRDEFSKILLKQKLSLINFLNQHCAHPGVVHGDLWSGNVLFDKENVWLIDPALYYGDREVDLAMTEMFGVFSTEFYHGYDSVYPRTKAYSQKKQIYNLYHYLNHYNLFGDGYFKACLDGLKSTDFLA encoded by the coding sequence ATGCAAGTCTTTATCAAAGAAAATACCGGCGCTTTTTCTGATGCTTTGCTAAAAGAAGCTGAAGCCCTCGCGGTATTAGATAGCGCCGTAAAAGATTTGGATGCTTGCCAAATTAAAATCCCAAGGGTGCTAGAAGTCTCCGAACAGCAGCTAGTGTTACAAAAAATTGAGTCGCGAGCTGCAAGCAGCGAGCAGATGCGACTTTTGGGTCAATCGCTTGCTCGTCTGCATCAAGTTTCTTATCAAGATTATGGCTTGGATACGGATAACTATATTGGGCTCAACCCACAGAGAAATATCATGACCAATAATTGGGGCGAGTTTTTCTTTGAGCAGCGCTTAATTGTTCAAGTCAGTTTTATTAAGGATCTTAACGTTCGTGATGAGTTTTCTAAAATCTTATTAAAGCAGAAATTATCGCTTATCAATTTCTTGAATCAACATTGCGCGCATCCCGGTGTAGTACATGGCGATCTCTGGTCTGGCAATGTGCTTTTCGATAAAGAAAATGTTTGGCTAATTGACCCTGCACTTTACTATGGCGATAGGGAAGTGGATCTTGCCATGACTGAAATGTTTGGCGTTTTTTCGACTGAGTTTTATCATGGCTACGACTCGGTGTATCCGCGAACTAAAGCTTACTCTCAGAAAAAGCAGATATATAATCTGTATCACTATTTGAATCACTATAATTTATTTGGAGATGGGTACTTTAAAGCTTGTTTGGATGGACTAAAAAGTACCGACTTTTTAGCTTGA
- the rimK gene encoding 30S ribosomal protein S6--L-glutamate ligase has product MKIGILSRNKNLYSTSRLVEAAEARGHEAHVIDVLKCYMNVTSNRPTVHTKVKGEDSILNFDAVIPRIGASITAYGTAVLRQFEVAGVYSVNESIAITRSRDKLRAHQLLARKGVGMPITSYAHSADATKELIKSVGGAPLIVKIIESTHGDGVVLAETNKAAEALINAFRSLNADFLVQEFIKEASGSDIRCFVVGDRVIAAMQRTAAEGEYRSNLHRGGQAQVIKLKPEERALAVRAAKVMGLDVAGVDILRSAHGPLVIEVNSSPGLEGIEKSTGKDVADAIIKYIEKDSLKGPNKPKGKG; this is encoded by the coding sequence ATGAAAATTGGCATTTTATCACGCAATAAAAACCTCTATTCAACGAGTCGTTTGGTCGAAGCTGCAGAAGCTCGTGGCCATGAAGCGCATGTGATTGACGTTTTAAAGTGCTATATGAACGTAACCTCAAATCGTCCGACGGTTCATACTAAGGTTAAGGGTGAAGATTCCATTTTGAATTTCGATGCAGTGATCCCACGCATTGGCGCCTCAATAACCGCTTACGGTACGGCAGTTTTACGCCAATTTGAAGTGGCTGGCGTTTATTCGGTTAACGAATCGATAGCCATCACCCGCTCGCGCGATAAATTGCGCGCACACCAACTTTTGGCACGCAAAGGGGTTGGTATGCCAATCACCTCTTACGCCCACTCCGCCGATGCGACCAAAGAGTTGATAAAATCCGTGGGGGGCGCGCCGCTTATAGTAAAAATAATCGAGTCGACCCATGGCGACGGCGTGGTCTTAGCGGAAACTAATAAAGCTGCCGAGGCGTTGATTAACGCTTTTCGTAGCTTGAATGCAGACTTTTTAGTGCAAGAATTTATTAAAGAAGCCAGTGGTTCGGATATTCGCTGCTTTGTGGTGGGTGATCGAGTGATCGCTGCCATGCAAAGAACCGCCGCCGAAGGTGAATACCGTTCCAATTTGCATCGTGGCGGCCAAGCTCAAGTGATAAAGCTCAAACCCGAAGAACGCGCCCTTGCAGTGCGTGCCGCCAAGGTTATGGGCCTAGACGTTGCTGGGGTGGATATTTTACGCTCAGCGCATGGACCTTTAGTGATAGAAGTCAATTCCTCACCTGGCTTAGAAGGGATTGAGAAATCCACTGGCAAGGATGTGGCAGACGCAATTATTAAATACATCGAAAAAGATTCGCTTAAAGGCCCCAACAAACCCAAAGGTAAGGGCTAA
- a CDS encoding ATP-dependent zinc protease: MSVITVGWHEKGSLPLLGIRRLPIKIDTGAKTSSLHATDIEVFNKADIPWVRFKTVSPLGEAITVESELFDKREVKSSNGQIQARYVIKTLLEMGGEQWSIQLTLANRKRMRFKMLLGRRAMKHIRVLPTKADLLSS, from the coding sequence ATAAGTGTGATTACTGTTGGCTGGCATGAAAAAGGCTCTCTACCCTTACTGGGCATTCGTCGATTGCCCATTAAAATCGATACTGGCGCAAAAACCTCAAGTTTACACGCTACCGATATCGAGGTGTTTAACAAGGCTGATATTCCTTGGGTGCGCTTTAAAACCGTTAGCCCTCTTGGAGAAGCCATCACGGTTGAGTCAGAGCTATTTGATAAACGAGAAGTCAAAAGCTCCAATGGCCAGATCCAAGCGCGTTACGTGATAAAGACGCTGCTGGAGATGGGCGGCGAACAGTGGTCTATTCAATTGACCCTAGCTAACCGTAAAAGAATGCGCTTTAAAATGCTATTAGGTCGACGTGCTATGAAGCATATACGGGTATTACCGACAAAAGCAGACTTGCTATCTAGTTAA
- a CDS encoding hemolysin III family protein translates to MADNLTQNLASDSFDIHQDDYQYSHGEEVANSISHGLGALLGVAAMTMMIMIADDGWKLASAIVYGLSLIILFTSSTLYHSFQSPKVKKVFKTLDHCAIYLLIAGTYTPFLLISLNGAWGWSLFGVIWGLAFAGIIFKLKFKHRFPKASLIAYILMGWIVVVAIFEMIEKVPTGGLWLLLAGGLSYTLGTIFYAADGKIPYNHAIWHIFVLGGAVCHFLAVYIYVF, encoded by the coding sequence ATGGCTGACAATTTGACCCAAAATCTAGCGAGCGATTCTTTCGATATTCATCAAGATGACTACCAATACAGCCATGGTGAAGAAGTTGCCAACTCCATTAGTCACGGTTTGGGTGCTTTGCTTGGCGTTGCCGCCATGACCATGATGATCATGATAGCCGACGATGGTTGGAAACTGGCTTCGGCGATTGTGTATGGGTTGAGCCTTATTATTTTATTCACCTCTTCAACTCTGTATCATTCTTTTCAATCGCCCAAAGTTAAGAAAGTATTTAAAACCCTTGATCATTGCGCGATTTATTTATTGATCGCCGGCACTTATACACCATTTTTATTGATTAGTCTGAATGGCGCTTGGGGCTGGTCATTGTTTGGGGTGATCTGGGGGCTGGCCTTTGCAGGTATTATTTTTAAGCTTAAATTCAAGCACCGTTTTCCGAAAGCCTCTTTAATTGCCTATATTTTAATGGGCTGGATTGTGGTGGTAGCGATTTTTGAGATGATTGAAAAGGTTCCGACTGGCGGCCTATGGTTATTGCTAGCCGGTGGTCTGAGTTACACCTTAGGTACTATTTTCTACGCTGCCGACGGTAAAATTCCTTATAACCATGCTATTTGGCATATTTTTGTCTTAGGCGGCGCAGTTTGCCACTTCTTGGCGGTATATATTTACGTTTTCTAG
- a CDS encoding dipeptidase, producing the protein MIKKLLWLLLALVFLVAIFSPYFARYIESQHNQVRQPAPYQVDSASAKLHQRLLIADLHADPLLWARDLRQEWQQGHFDLPRMQKANLSLQVFGLVTKSPQGQNFQKNSGDTDRLIPLVMAQHWPIKTWNSPKQRALYQAKRLQNLTKHNDQLRLIKDQKSLAQWLSDRQKDHTIRAGMLGIEGAHALEADLNNFTPLYQAGIRMIGMAHFFDNHFSGSAHGVKQGGLSADGIKLVKLAQEKGALIDIAHTSQQAINDILKISTKPLVVSHTGVKAVCDSPRNLSDRHIRAIAKTGGVMAVAIFEGATCGYEIKEMIDTIDHIVKLVGVDYVAFGLDLDGSITSPVDVTGMPLITQELIKRGYSYSEIAKISGLNFIGVLQQTLPTN; encoded by the coding sequence ATGATAAAAAAACTGTTATGGCTGTTGCTGGCGCTTGTGTTTCTGGTTGCGATTTTTTCGCCATACTTTGCGCGCTACATTGAAAGCCAACATAATCAGGTACGTCAGCCAGCGCCTTATCAAGTGGATTCGGCTAGCGCAAAATTGCATCAACGTTTATTGATCGCGGATTTACATGCCGATCCTTTGCTATGGGCTCGCGACTTAAGGCAAGAGTGGCAACAAGGCCACTTCGATTTGCCCAGAATGCAAAAGGCCAACTTATCCTTGCAGGTTTTTGGGCTGGTTACCAAATCGCCGCAAGGGCAAAATTTCCAAAAAAATTCCGGCGATACCGATCGTTTAATACCTTTGGTGATGGCGCAGCATTGGCCAATCAAAACTTGGAATAGCCCAAAGCAGCGAGCTTTGTATCAAGCTAAGCGTCTGCAGAATTTAACCAAGCATAATGATCAACTAAGACTAATCAAGGATCAAAAAAGTCTAGCGCAATGGCTTAGCGATCGACAAAAAGATCATACTATTCGTGCCGGGATGCTAGGAATTGAAGGTGCTCATGCTTTAGAAGCCGACTTAAATAACTTTACGCCGTTGTATCAAGCTGGGATTCGCATGATTGGGATGGCGCACTTTTTTGATAACCATTTTTCAGGTTCGGCGCATGGCGTAAAACAGGGCGGCCTATCGGCAGATGGCATTAAATTAGTCAAGTTAGCGCAAGAAAAGGGGGCTTTAATTGATATTGCCCATACTTCGCAACAAGCGATAAACGATATTTTAAAAATTAGCACTAAGCCTCTGGTGGTTTCTCATACCGGAGTAAAAGCTGTTTGCGATTCACCGCGAAACTTGAGCGACCGGCATATTCGCGCCATTGCCAAAACGGGTGGCGTCATGGCGGTGGCGATTTTCGAAGGGGCAACCTGCGGCTACGAGATCAAAGAGATGATCGATACCATTGATCATATCGTTAAGCTGGTGGGGGTGGATTATGTTGCTTTTGGACTGGATTTAGATGGCTCTATCACGAGCCCTGTAGACGTTACCGGTATGCCGCTGATTACCCAAGAGCTGATAAAAAGAGGGTATTCGTATTCGGAAATTGCTAAGATATCCGGACTGAATTTTATAGGTGTTTTACAACAAACCTTACCTACTAACTAA
- a CDS encoding FAD-dependent oxidoreductase, whose amino-acid sequence MNYQKLLAPLDLGFTTLKNRVLMGSMHTGLEEEKGGYEKMAAFYAERARGGVALMVTGGISPNFRGRLSPFASQLSFGWQVKHHKIVTDAVHKEGGKIAMQILHAGRYAYHPFSVSASKLKAPITPFTPKALSKRGIKKTIAQFAKCAKLAQKAGYDGVEIMGSEGYLINQFIVKRTNQRTDEWGGSYQNRMRFPLEIIKAVKAAVGNEFIIIYRLSMIDLVENGSSWQEVVQLAKEVEQAGATIINTGIGWHEARVPTIATSVPRGAFTWVTKKLRNEVSLPLVTSNRINTPEVAEQILQDDCADMVSMARPLLSDPEFVVKAEQNRADEINVCIACNQACLDHVFKGERASCLLNPRACYETELVSIPVKNETDKKKLAVVGAGPAGLSFALEADKRGHEVHLFDKAAQIGGQLNIAKQIPGKEEFFEAVNYFTRQLELSEVKLHLETEANHDNLAEFDEVILATGVTPRTPNIPGVEHEKVLNYIDVLLHKKPVGEKVAVIGAGGIGFDVSEYLVYEGESPTLDVQEWLKEWGIDALYNLPGGLLTQKEIDPPKRHVTMLQRKESKMGKGLGKTTGWIHRASLKHKSVQMVTGVQYKEINDQGLLIEDNSTGQERLIEADNVILCAGQLSLRELQSGLEEKGIKTHLIGGADLAAELDAKRAIRQGYELAIAI is encoded by the coding sequence ATGAATTACCAAAAACTCTTAGCACCACTGGATTTAGGCTTCACCACACTGAAGAATAGGGTCTTGATGGGCTCCATGCATACTGGCCTTGAAGAAGAAAAGGGTGGTTATGAAAAAATGGCGGCTTTTTACGCCGAAAGAGCTAGAGGTGGCGTCGCTTTGATGGTTACTGGCGGCATTTCACCAAATTTTCGCGGCCGCTTATCGCCTTTTGCTTCGCAACTGAGTTTTGGTTGGCAGGTAAAACACCACAAAATCGTTACTGATGCGGTACATAAAGAAGGTGGCAAGATTGCCATGCAGATTTTGCATGCTGGACGCTATGCCTATCATCCATTCTCGGTTTCAGCCTCAAAATTAAAAGCGCCGATCACGCCATTCACTCCTAAAGCTTTAAGCAAGCGCGGTATTAAGAAAACCATTGCCCAGTTTGCAAAATGCGCCAAGTTAGCGCAAAAAGCAGGTTACGATGGAGTGGAAATCATGGGTTCCGAAGGCTATTTGATTAACCAATTTATCGTTAAGAGAACCAATCAAAGAACGGATGAATGGGGCGGTTCTTATCAAAACCGAATGCGCTTTCCACTGGAAATCATCAAGGCGGTTAAAGCTGCTGTTGGCAATGAGTTTATTATCATTTACCGCTTATCGATGATTGACTTGGTGGAAAACGGCTCTAGTTGGCAAGAAGTGGTGCAGTTGGCTAAGGAAGTTGAACAAGCTGGCGCAACCATTATCAATACCGGCATTGGCTGGCATGAAGCGCGAGTGCCGACCATTGCCACTTCGGTACCGCGAGGCGCTTTTACCTGGGTAACTAAAAAACTGCGTAATGAGGTTTCGCTACCTTTGGTGACTTCTAACCGGATTAACACGCCGGAAGTAGCGGAACAAATTTTGCAAGACGATTGTGCGGATATGGTATCGATGGCGCGGCCTTTATTATCCGATCCCGAGTTTGTAGTTAAAGCCGAACAAAACCGAGCTGACGAAATCAATGTTTGTATTGCTTGTAATCAGGCTTGTTTGGATCACGTTTTCAAAGGGGAACGCGCTTCGTGTTTGTTAAATCCGCGTGCTTGCTACGAAACTGAGTTGGTTTCGATTCCTGTAAAGAATGAAACTGACAAGAAAAAACTTGCGGTGGTTGGAGCAGGCCCTGCCGGTTTATCCTTTGCTTTAGAAGCTGATAAGCGCGGTCATGAGGTTCATCTGTTTGATAAAGCCGCGCAGATTGGCGGTCAGTTAAATATCGCGAAACAGATCCCTGGCAAAGAAGAATTTTTTGAGGCAGTTAATTATTTCACACGTCAATTGGAGCTATCCGAGGTTAAGCTTCATCTGGAAACAGAAGCAAATCATGACAATTTGGCTGAATTCGACGAGGTGATTTTAGCAACAGGAGTAACCCCGAGAACTCCAAATATTCCTGGCGTTGAACATGAAAAAGTCTTGAACTACATTGATGTTTTACTACACAAAAAGCCAGTTGGTGAAAAAGTTGCGGTGATTGGTGCTGGGGGTATTGGTTTTGATGTGTCTGAATATCTAGTTTACGAAGGCGAATCGCCAACTCTTGATGTGCAAGAGTGGTTGAAAGAGTGGGGGATTGATGCCCTGTATAATTTACCTGGTGGTTTGTTAACGCAAAAAGAAATCGATCCGCCGAAACGTCATGTGACCATGCTTCAGCGTAAAGAAAGCAAAATGGGTAAGGGTTTAGGAAAAACCACTGGTTGGATCCACCGTGCGAGTTTAAAACATAAAAGTGTGCAAATGGTGACGGGAGTTCAGTACAAAGAAATTAACGATCAAGGTTTGTTAATTGAAGATAATAGCACTGGGCAAGAGCGTTTAATCGAGGCAGATAATGTAATTCTCTGCGCTGGTCAGTTGTCGCTTAGAGAGCTGCAATCAGGACTTGAAGAAAAAGGTATCAAGACTCACCTGATAGGCGGCGCGGATTTGGCCGCGGAATTAGATGCAAAGCGCGCCATTCGCCAAGGCTATGAGTTGGCAATTGCGATTTAA
- the sppA gene encoding signal peptide peptidase SppA — MAQPSSFIGKFFYRIWKTVDVAGRLLIGLIAITLLIFMVRGCVSGPELPKYDKGAALVLAPKGILQEQLTYTDPIQEIINEAQGSQIIETKVADLVDAINYAKDDDKIQVLFLATNGLQGAYGGISKYQDVRKALADFKTSGKKIIASADNYSQSQYYLASMADEIYMNPQGMMMLEGMGRYRTYYKSLIDNIGVKINLFRVGTFKSAMEPYFRDSMSDAAKEANIEWLGDLWSAMKSEIAQSRGMQEAKLDNYIENFPQLLKDLNGDTGKLALEHGFVDKLMSRGDLRQYMIELVGMNEKKTSFKQIHFHSYLKAKRPLVELPSTAENQVAVIVAKGGIEDGIRKEGTIGGDSTAKLIRKARMNDKVKAIVLRVDSPGGSAFASEVIRAELERAQNEGKVVVASMGGYAASGGYWISATADEIWAQPTTITGSIGIFGMIPTFQQPANKIGIFSDGVGTTKFANAIDPLTDIKPEVGEVIQEIINNGYDEFLSLVARGRDMTVEEVNQIAQGRVWSGIDAKRLGLVDELGDLNDAIKGAAKLANIDSYDTVFIKRELSEKEVLMKQFLDSAEISSSLQALGNNQNSNPVLQALTQEVKQIIDGFSGFNDPNHAYIHCMCEID; from the coding sequence GTGGCTCAACCCAGTTCTTTTATCGGTAAATTTTTCTATCGAATTTGGAAAACCGTCGACGTTGCTGGCCGTTTATTGATCGGTCTGATTGCAATTACTTTGCTTATATTTATGGTTCGCGGATGCGTTTCTGGCCCGGAACTACCAAAATATGACAAGGGTGCTGCCCTAGTGTTAGCGCCTAAAGGCATCTTGCAAGAGCAACTTACCTACACCGATCCGATCCAAGAGATCATAAACGAGGCGCAAGGTAGCCAAATTATCGAAACCAAAGTTGCTGATCTAGTTGATGCTATCAACTACGCCAAAGACGACGATAAAATTCAAGTGTTATTCCTAGCTACCAATGGCTTACAAGGTGCCTATGGCGGTATTTCTAAATACCAAGATGTTCGCAAGGCTTTGGCCGACTTCAAAACCAGCGGTAAAAAGATTATCGCCAGTGCCGACAACTATTCGCAGTCTCAGTATTATCTGGCTTCGATGGCGGATGAAATTTATATGAACCCACAAGGCATGATGATGCTTGAGGGAATGGGTCGCTATCGAACTTACTACAAAAGCTTGATTGATAATATCGGCGTTAAGATCAACCTATTCCGCGTTGGTACCTTTAAGTCAGCGATGGAACCTTACTTCCGCGACTCTATGTCAGATGCTGCTAAAGAAGCTAATATCGAATGGTTAGGCGATCTTTGGTCGGCGATGAAAAGTGAGATCGCTCAATCGCGCGGCATGCAAGAAGCGAAGCTAGATAATTACATCGAAAACTTCCCTCAACTATTAAAAGATCTTAATGGTGACACCGGTAAATTAGCGCTCGAGCATGGCTTTGTGGACAAGCTTATGAGCCGTGGCGATTTACGTCAGTATATGATCGAATTAGTAGGCATGAATGAAAAGAAAACTTCGTTCAAGCAAATTCATTTCCACAGTTATTTAAAAGCCAAACGACCTCTGGTTGAGCTTCCTTCAACAGCTGAGAATCAAGTTGCGGTGATCGTAGCTAAAGGCGGTATCGAAGATGGAATCCGCAAAGAAGGCACCATTGGTGGCGACAGCACTGCAAAACTTATTCGTAAGGCTCGAATGAACGATAAAGTAAAAGCCATTGTTTTGCGCGTTGATAGCCCTGGCGGCAGCGCTTTTGCTTCAGAAGTCATTCGTGCTGAACTTGAGCGAGCGCAGAACGAAGGTAAAGTTGTGGTAGCTTCTATGGGCGGCTATGCCGCATCAGGTGGCTACTGGATCTCAGCAACTGCTGATGAAATTTGGGCACAACCAACCACTATTACCGGTTCTATTGGTATTTTTGGGATGATCCCAACCTTCCAACAGCCAGCCAACAAAATTGGTATTTTCAGCGATGGTGTGGGAACTACTAAATTTGCAAATGCAATTGATCCTTTAACCGATATTAAGCCAGAAGTAGGCGAAGTGATTCAAGAGATCATCAACAACGGTTATGACGAATTTTTATCACTAGTAGCCCGCGGTCGTGACATGACCGTAGAAGAAGTGAATCAAATTGCTCAAGGCCGTGTTTGGTCAGGCATTGATGCTAAGCGTTTAGGTTTAGTCGATGAGCTTGGCGATCTTAACGATGCTATTAAAGGCGCAGCCAAGTTAGCGAATATTGATAGTTATGATACTGTTTTTATCAAGCGCGAATTATCTGAAAAAGAAGTCTTAATGAAACAATTTTTAGATAGTGCTGAAATTAGCAGCTCACTGCAAGCATTAGGTAACAACCAAAACAGTAATCCAGTGCTACAAGCACTAACGCAAGAAGTGAAACAAATCATTGACGGTTTTAGCGGCTTTAACGATCCTAATCATGCTTACATCCACTGTATGTGTGAGATCGACTAG
- the ansA gene encoding asparaginase, with product MATKKVYIAYTGGTIGMMPSEKGFVPQEGFLEKTLASFPEFAHDQMPQITIHDYAEPIDSANMSPQDWHLIAKDIEKNYNDYDGFVVLHGTDTMAYTASALSFMLEGLQKPVIITGSQIPLTQLRTDARDNIINAIYLAAHYPIPEVCLFFHDHLHRGNRCTKTDADGFAAFSSPNVPPIASIGSKIKVRKHLIFKQHRAELNVQQFSAPKIAILTLFPGISAEFVEDFLAQANLDGVVLQSYGMGNAPINNKPLIKAIKKACDKGMVIVNCTQCMQGCVQMETYETGKVLLDAGVISGFDMTTEAALAKLYYLFSRDLAVDLIREKMVTSLRGELTP from the coding sequence ATGGCAACTAAAAAAGTTTATATTGCATATACTGGCGGCACTATCGGCATGATGCCTAGCGAGAAAGGTTTTGTGCCGCAAGAAGGTTTTCTGGAAAAAACGTTGGCCAGCTTTCCAGAATTTGCCCATGACCAAATGCCGCAAATTACCATCCACGACTATGCCGAGCCGATCGACTCTGCCAATATGTCGCCACAAGATTGGCATTTGATTGCTAAAGATATTGAAAAAAATTACAACGACTATGATGGCTTTGTAGTACTACACGGTACCGATACCATGGCCTACACCGCTTCGGCACTATCCTTTATGCTAGAGGGCTTGCAAAAACCCGTAATCATCACCGGCTCGCAAATTCCCTTAACCCAACTGCGAACTGATGCCCGCGATAATATTATTAATGCTATTTATTTAGCGGCGCATTACCCGATCCCTGAAGTTTGTTTGTTTTTTCATGATCACCTGCATCGTGGCAATCGCTGCACTAAAACCGATGCCGATGGTTTTGCTGCCTTTAGCTCGCCAAATGTGCCACCCATTGCCAGTATCGGCAGTAAAATTAAAGTGCGAAAACATTTGATTTTTAAACAGCACCGAGCCGAGTTAAATGTACAACAATTTAGCGCTCCTAAGATTGCTATATTGACATTATTTCCAGGAATTTCTGCCGAGTTTGTAGAGGACTTTTTAGCTCAAGCCAATCTCGACGGCGTGGTTTTACAAAGCTATGGAATGGGCAATGCTCCTATCAATAATAAACCGCTGATCAAAGCCATTAAGAAGGCATGCGATAAAGGTATGGTTATTGTCAATTGCACTCAGTGCATGCAGGGCTGCGTGCAAATGGAAACTTATGAAACGGGCAAGGTTTTACTCGATGCGGGTGTAATTTCAGGCTTTGATATGACCACTGAAGCCGCTCTGGCAAAGCTCTATTACCTGTTTAGTCGTGATCTAGCAGTTGATCTCATTCGTGAAAAAATGGTTACCAGTCTTCGCGGCGAATTAACACCTTAA